In Marinitoga hydrogenitolerans DSM 16785, one genomic interval encodes:
- a CDS encoding radical SAM protein has product MKILDSMKNMMMKQASKLVTNVVRNSDVEDLARLLRTLSNLAKEPTKSGLRKLAEGAENHDPMLVNWSNLFKRSNPKVVEKIINNLIINEFAVGEKVRQEKMHEHKVVLPKLAVISPTYACNLNCVGCYAGLYGHKYQLSKEELFSIIRQFNELGIYFFVITGGEPFIYPHLFEMLEEFNDSYFMVYTNGTLMTEEKAKKLAELGNATLSISIEGFEEMTDWRRGKGVFKKIMHAYELLTKYGVIYGASVTATRKNHNLIMSEDFWNFLKDHNVAYVWIYQFMPVGMDPTMDLVPTPEQRFERFKITEKMRLGGDFAFVADFWNHGFLTHGCLAAGSKYLHINAKGYAEPCVFQQFAVDNIREKTILEILKSPFFEAYKKTIPYSNNLFRPCPIIDNPKVFRAMVKKFNAIPQHPGSEKVITELAPEIDKLAEGWKPYADKLWYEKGYAEKYPSKRGIYNYETRMRRYANNEEKLALDKKG; this is encoded by the coding sequence ATGAAAATCCTTGACAGTATGAAAAACATGATGATGAAACAAGCTTCAAAATTGGTAACTAATGTTGTACGAAACTCTGATGTGGAAGATTTAGCAAGATTATTAAGAACATTGTCGAATTTAGCAAAAGAACCAACAAAAAGTGGTTTAAGAAAATTAGCTGAAGGTGCAGAAAATCATGATCCTATGCTCGTTAACTGGTCAAATCTTTTTAAAAGATCTAATCCTAAAGTTGTAGAAAAGATTATAAACAATTTGATTATCAATGAGTTTGCTGTTGGTGAAAAAGTACGTCAGGAAAAAATGCACGAACATAAAGTTGTATTACCAAAATTGGCTGTTATTAGTCCAACTTATGCATGTAATCTAAATTGTGTTGGATGTTATGCTGGCTTGTATGGACATAAATATCAATTATCAAAAGAAGAGTTATTTAGTATAATTAGACAATTTAATGAATTAGGAATATATTTCTTTGTTATTACAGGTGGAGAACCTTTTATATATCCTCATTTATTTGAAATGCTCGAAGAATTTAATGACTCTTATTTCATGGTTTATACTAACGGAACATTGATGACAGAAGAAAAAGCAAAAAAATTAGCCGAATTAGGAAATGCTACACTTTCAATATCTATTGAAGGTTTTGAAGAAATGACTGATTGGAGAAGAGGAAAAGGTGTATTCAAAAAAATCATGCATGCGTATGAATTATTAACAAAATATGGCGTAATTTATGGAGCTTCAGTTACTGCTACAAGAAAAAATCATAATTTAATTATGAGTGAAGATTTTTGGAATTTCTTAAAAGATCATAATGTTGCTTATGTTTGGATATATCAATTTATGCCTGTTGGTATGGATCCTACAATGGATTTGGTACCAACACCTGAACAAAGATTCGAAAGATTTAAGATTACAGAAAAAATGAGGCTTGGTGGCGATTTTGCTTTTGTAGCTGATTTCTGGAATCACGGATTCTTAACACATGGTTGTTTAGCTGCAGGTTCAAAATATTTACATATTAATGCAAAAGGTTATGCAGAACCATGCGTTTTCCAACAATTCGCAGTTGATAATATTAGAGAAAAAACTATACTTGAAATTTTAAAATCTCCGTTCTTTGAAGCTTATAAAAAGACTATACCATACTCAAACAACCTATTTAGACCATGTCCAATTATCGATAATCCAAAAGTATTTAGAGCTATGGTAAAAAAATTCAACGCCATACCTCAACATCCTGGTAGTGAAAAAGTTATAACAGAATTAGCACCAGAAATTGATAAATTAGCTGAAGGATGGAAACCTTATGCTGATAAATTATGGTATGAAAAAGGTTATGCAGAAAAATATCCTTCCAAACGTGGAATTTATAATTATGAAACAAGGATGAGAAGATATGCTAATAATGAGGAAAAACTTGCCTTAGATAAAAAAGGATAA
- a CDS encoding RloB family protein → MSRKGYFGKKGKRRKNTREIKPLILIVCEGEKTEKYYFDSFEVSNAYVKVEGEGRGANVLLKAAKKYFKKEKFDQVWLVFDKDEIDDQKFDESIKEIKKKGYNPIYSNPCFELWYLLHFVFYQTSLSKEHCLRKLKEKIPEYEKNIGDMYERLKDKMKLAIKNAENLEKQKKVINSYSKKNPYTNVYKLVEELRKYER, encoded by the coding sequence ATGAGTCGAAAAGGTTATTTTGGCAAAAAAGGCAAAAGAAGAAAAAATACAAGAGAAATTAAACCTTTGATTTTAATAGTATGCGAAGGTGAAAAAACAGAAAAATATTATTTTGATTCTTTTGAAGTATCAAATGCATATGTTAAAGTTGAAGGAGAAGGAAGAGGAGCAAATGTTTTATTAAAAGCAGCAAAGAAATATTTTAAAAAAGAAAAATTTGATCAGGTATGGCTTGTATTTGACAAAGATGAAATAGATGATCAAAAATTTGACGAATCTATAAAAGAAATTAAGAAAAAAGGTTATAATCCTATATATTCTAATCCATGTTTTGAATTATGGTATTTATTGCACTTTGTTTTTTATCAAACATCTTTGAGCAAAGAACATTGTTTGAGAAAATTAAAAGAAAAAATTCCTGAATATGAAAAAAATATTGGAGATATGTATGAAAGATTAAAAGATAAAATGAAATTAGCTATAAAGAATGCTGAAAATTTGGAAAAACAAAAGAAAGTTATAAATAGTTATTCTAAAAAGAATCCATATACAAATGTTTATAAATTGGTTGAAGAATTGAGAAAATATGAAAGATAA
- a CDS encoding AAA family ATPase: MLVDFSFYNFKSFAKKTEFSMIADDKESKHFFKAEKFRLLKTAAIYGPNAGGKSNLLKAFKFYIYLILNSAIFGFEIPDERFKLSEKLVNEPMIFEGRFIINNVYYRYGFSIKDSKIESEWLYHRPKGREARIFERDWQEFKRGKFSEGKGVEEKTKENTLFLSSLAQWNSQIATRIVEFFKNINFITPDFPPGVTLDLIEKGIIDKEEFLNILKNADIGINDFKNERIALKIDEESSLSSRDIGIISIKDKKFYLNKLVTYHPFFDDEDNYIKNVEFNFLKEESDGTKKYFNILGPVLATLKNGTVLFIDELDTRIHPLLLRTIIELFHSEKNKKNAQLIFTTHNTIILDSELFSRDQIWFVSKDKYGKSELYSLLEIKGVRKNANFEREYLNGKYGAIPYLKKILKGFDIK; encoded by the coding sequence ATGTTAGTAGATTTTAGTTTTTACAATTTTAAATCCTTTGCAAAGAAAACGGAATTTTCAATGATAGCAGATGATAAAGAATCGAAACATTTTTTTAAAGCTGAAAAATTCAGATTATTAAAAACTGCAGCAATATATGGTCCAAATGCAGGAGGAAAAAGTAATTTACTTAAAGCTTTTAAATTTTATATATATCTTATTTTAAATTCAGCGATTTTTGGGTTTGAAATTCCTGATGAAAGGTTTAAGTTGAGTGAAAAGCTCGTAAATGAGCCTATGATATTTGAAGGAAGATTTATTATAAATAATGTTTATTATAGATATGGATTTTCAATAAAAGATAGTAAAATTGAAAGCGAGTGGCTTTATCACAGACCTAAAGGGCGTGAAGCAAGGATATTTGAAAGGGATTGGCAAGAATTCAAAAGAGGAAAATTTTCTGAAGGAAAAGGTGTTGAAGAAAAAACGAAAGAAAATACACTTTTTCTATCTTCTTTAGCTCAATGGAACAGCCAAATTGCAACTAGAATAGTGGAGTTTTTTAAAAATATAAACTTTATTACTCCGGATTTTCCTCCAGGAGTTACTTTAGATTTAATAGAAAAGGGTATAATTGATAAGGAAGAATTTTTAAATATATTAAAAAATGCCGATATAGGAATAAACGATTTTAAAAACGAAAGAATAGCATTAAAAATAGATGAAGAGTCTTCATTAAGTTCAAGAGATATTGGAATTATATCTATAAAAGATAAAAAGTTTTATTTGAATAAACTTGTGACATATCATCCATTTTTTGATGATGAAGATAATTATATAAAGAATGTTGAATTTAATTTTTTAAAGGAAGAATCGGATGGAACAAAAAAATATTTTAATATTTTAGGACCTGTATTAGCGACCCTAAAAAACGGGACTGTTTTATTTATAGATGAACTTGATACAAGAATTCATCCATTATTATTAAGAACAATAATAGAACTCTTTCATTCAGAAAAAAACAAAAAGAATGCACAGTTGATTTTTACAACACATAATACAATCATTTTAGATTCGGAATTATTTAGTAGAGATCAGATATGGTTTGTAAGTAAAGATAAATATGGAAAATCAGAGTTATATTCCCTCCTTGAAATAAAAGGTGTAAGAAAAAATGCGAATTTTGAAAGAGAATATTTAAATGGAAAATATGGTGCTATTCCATATCTAAAGAAAATCTTAAAAGGATTTGATATCAAATGA